One part of the Treponema peruense genome encodes these proteins:
- a CDS encoding ribosomal-processing cysteine protease Prp, translating into MTEVLLVCRADGAFRSCRASGHALFASRGNDIVCAAETIILRTAIDFLEHSGGILVTKDTASRGKLLFCAEVSETVPLEQRFVALERLKSVADFIRIGIGSLSGEYPKNVRLLEKTED; encoded by the coding sequence GTGACTGAAGTTCTGTTGGTTTGCAGGGCGGATGGTGCCTTCAGAAGCTGCCGTGCTTCGGGACATGCACTGTTCGCATCCAGGGGAAATGATATTGTTTGTGCAGCAGAGACAATAATTCTGCGTACGGCAATAGATTTTCTTGAGCATTCCGGCGGAATTCTGGTTACAAAAGACACTGCTTCACGCGGAAAACTTTTGTTCTGCGCTGAAGTTTCAGAGACCGTTCCTTTGGAACAGCGTTTTGTTGCTTTGGAAAGGTTGAAAAGCGTTGCAGATTTTATAAGGATTGGAATCGGAAGTCTTTCTGGTGAATATCCAAAAAATGTGCGGCTGCTAGAAAAAACAGAAGATTAG
- the rplU gene encoding 50S ribosomal protein L21 translates to MYAVVEYKGNQYKAEKDAVLQVSKINDAKPGDTVTIDTVLLVSDGDKISVGTPYVKGAKVTVEVGETFKDKKVLVFKYKSKKDYHRLIGHREQYTTVTVKDVVLA, encoded by the coding sequence ATGTACGCAGTTGTTGAGTATAAAGGCAATCAGTACAAGGCAGAAAAAGATGCCGTTCTTCAGGTATCAAAGATTAATGACGCTAAGCCGGGCGACACAGTTACTATCGATACTGTTCTCCTTGTAAGCGACGGAGACAAAATTTCTGTCGGAACACCTTATGTTAAGGGTGCAAAGGTTACTGTAGAAGTTGGCGAGACATTCAAGGATAAGAAAGTTCTTGTATTCAAGTATAAGTCAAAGAAGGACTATCACCGTCTTATCGGTCACCGTGAGCAGTATACTACGGTTACTGTAAAGGACGTAGTTCTGGCATAA